The window ACCAGCTTCCTCTGCTCCCATGTCCATAGAGCTGGCACTATTTTTATGATTGGACTAAGCTCCAGACAAAAACTCTACGAGAAGcaataatatacaatattttttccAGCAAATGCAAATCTTAAACCACCTTTCATGAGTTAAGATTTCTACAGTTATTGCAAACTACTACCAATACCTGAAACATAATTTCACTTTTTCAAGTCAACTTATTGAATTGAATACATTATGATAATCCAAAATTTAAaagaacacacacacacaagacCATGAAAACTGTGTTCTTATTATAATTTGTGTTTAATTCATCTAATGTCCCTCAATTTACaacattgatttttttttttccagcaaATGAAAATCCTAAACCACCTTTCATGAGTTAAAATTTCTACGGTAATTGCAAACTACTACCAATGCctgaaaaaaaattcactttTTCAACTCAACTAATTAAATTGAATACATTATGATAACCCGAAATTAAaagaacacacacacacacaagacCAAATTGTGTTCTCACTAGAATTTGTGTTTAATTCATTTAATGTccctcaaatatatattttttattttgctttaaCTGCCAATTACTACCTTGCATCTTTAACATTATAAGTCCAAAAAACTAAACATTTTAAGAATCAATTTCAATGATTCACTAATCccattaacaaaataataatcaacAGGTAAATATGATCACAGGTTCAACATGGCACTACATTCAAAAAAAAACCCTGAACTGTCTTAAAAAATAACAGAAACTACATTACCAAGACCAGATGCCCAAATTCTTATTAGAGTTATATAAGAGTGAAAAAATGCACATACCAGCAGTATCCCACAGACCCAGGTTTATAGTCTtcccatcaacaacaacatttGCACTAAAGTTGTCAAACACAGTAGGAACATAGTCCtgcccccccaaaaaaaaaaagctcatTAACATGTACACAAACAAAGACATACCCAAGTTAAAGTAAacactaattttaaatttaattaacaacaaaaatgaaatttttttagcaAGGACATTAGAAAACCCCACAAAGCTTGAAAAATTATACAAGCTAAGAAACCTGAGATAAATACTTACAGTTGGAAAAGTGTTGCTAGTGTAAGAAATAAGAAGACAGGTCTTGCCAACAGCTCCATCACCAACTGTAACACATTTTATAAACTTTGTTGTACTAACAACATTACTACCCATCTCAAGTTTAATGTAGTatgatatataaatgtatattgttttgGGTTTCTTGAAGATTTGAGAGAAAAATGAAGAAAGAATATGGGTTTTACTTGCAGGAAAGAGGGTATTATAGAGATTGAGTTTCTTGGGTGAAGAAAGTTGTggaaatgatgaattttaatTTGAGCTGTCAAAGCGGCAAAAGGAGGAGAGAGATACAGGTACTCTGTAATTCACGCGCTAATCCGAGCAATTTTCGCGATTACAAGAATAAGAATAAGGTgttgtttggggttgctgttgcagacaccaacaacagttttttgctgaaaaacaggtgaaaaactgtttggtaaatctaaaagcagcttttctgaacagcaacttttagctgaaaagctgcttttagaaaaaacaggtcctcccatgcttttggaaaaagctattttcagcttttgcaggaagctgttacaaatttcactatcaaatctgaccaaaaaaattactttttttatattataactcaaaataagcaaatatcaaaaaaaaattaccaaacagttatctgatttctacaacagcactttttTTACCAGCATTTTTTATGAccgcacagcaatttttaacagcactccaaAACAGACCCTAAATTGCATTTGCATCAATCATTTGTAATTAGTTACGAAAGCATCCGCAACGCTGCTGGCTAAAAGTAGTCGACTAAATTGAACcagtaagatattatgtaaaatttgttaaagctgcaagacattttgcttcgatgatactggctatattggttggctatatttgaaaaataataagttattattctttcaaataattataaaatggaatgtatattatcatatagtaataaatgatacGAAATATTGCTACAGATATTACTACATGTCTGTAGTGGTTGGCCAAATATTGCCAACATtaattggttggctatatttttagaCAAGGGTTATGTGTGGTTGGAGTGGAgcaaatttcacacattatctataatttttatttaagatatgatttaatgaattttagctaagggttttgatgggttggagatgctccattgaaaacccttagctaaaagataagttggcatactaaaaataaaaaaatttacccAACAGCTCGAGAAACTCATACTCCAACCatactcagctgttgtctataattttagccaacctcctatggatgactaaatttgtcgaacctctacatgtctataaaaaaatctgtaggaagattgcacatcatttattaccatattgaattgatatattctattttaacaatctttttctattttaacaatcttaaatattaataatatactatttttaaaataatagccAGCCAATATAACCAATactattgaagcaaaatgtcttacaggttcagcaaattttacataatgtcttacaggtccaatttagccaacaacgatagccaacgccgttggagatgctcctgGGGATGGGCATTCGCCCCGCTCGACCTCGATCCGATCCCCGCCCGTTTGGGTCCAGGATTCGAGAAAATTTTCAAGGGCGGAGCGGGGAGCTCATTCACAAACGAGTACCCATGCTTTGAAATATGACAGCTGACACTCCAAAACTCATAATGTGTTGCAGTTTGTaacttttttgttaaaaatttccGTTAAAGTTCAATATGAGGTGTTAGTTCAGGAGCATTTTTATACTTGTATTATATAACTTTTGTTTTTTACTAGTGTTCTAAAAGCTGACGATTAATTgagattaatctccgattaatcgtTGTTCGGACAAGCTCCTTCTTGATTTAGCGTTAATTGggttaaaaatcattttttgaaaaaatcggTAAAATGTcggattaatcggtcaaaaatcggtATGTTCGGTCAAAAGTCGGCcagttataaaaaaatttaaaatttattgtgaaatttaaaaaaattaggggGCAAATTGTCAcattatctatactatactttACTGTAATAAGCCAAGATGGGTATAGTTTGTAGTCCTAGATTTTGTTCatgttttttggtttggtcatgtttTTTTAGtcattcatatattattatcttgctaaaaacaaaaatactaaAAATCTATTTCCTAATAGGTACAAGTCTTAaacaattataagactaaaaatATATCTCTTATAaatacaagttttaaataaattacaatacCAAAAATTAAACCGATCCAAAACACCACACACATATAACTTTCGAGCCTTCAGCTTGctttattatttcattaaaaaaattataatgacgttaaaataaaattataaatatataattttgaatatttttttaacaagaaccttcatataactctttcgaattctaacatgttctatttcaatacaaacacgAATAATTTCGTAATTTTTCCTAACtctaaatatcttttttttcatacatatgaagatatacaaaatatgaaaaatatgatttaaaattaattgaataataaattatcccatattaataacaaaaaatatttttaaatagataataaattgtaaaaactaaatttccgttagaaaatataatccgttggttaatataatttaattaaagttcaatttattaatattaaaaaactaataaaataatattaaaatttaaattataaaaaataaattaaaaattatataaccgCCCGTGTAAAGGctagtatttataatattcGAGAAACTATTATAAAAATCTAGTTGAGTCGGTTTTTAGTCTAGTCAAAATTTTTTGTCACATGAATTTAGCAAGAGAAATATAAGTGAGAAAGAAAAAGTGAAGATTGTTATGAATTAATAAGGGGCGTTTGAGTGAGCTTAAAATGagtgcttcttacttaaaataaataagtggagtagaaattagaagcaagataagacgtgattaaagtgtttggaaaataagttaaaaccctaaaataaaaactagcattcctaactttttataagtgcttcttggcTTATTAAACAAACGGTACCGTGCTTATAACTTATGATCCAGATAAGCTGAACTTATGACTCTcaaacaaacacccactaatCAAGCCGAGGCGTACCCAAGCTAAGCTCGGAAGAGAGAAATGGCGACGTCGGCAAGGAGTAACCAAACAGCGCCTTATCCAAGCGCTTCCAAGATCTCCGATGGTCAATGCTTCCCTCAGTACACTGCTTCTCTTAAATGTAATCTCCTCTTTCCCTCtcgttatatattattttatttataaattcgtAGGCGtggtttattatgattatttgtTGTGCTtggtaatttgattttaaagctGTGAAACTATGACTTGAGGTTTCAAGTGTGTGAATTATTAGATGCTGTGATTAGAATTGTCAATTTCAAGTTGATAAATAATGAGTTCGATTGGTATAATTCGGTTTGTTAAGCCCGATCCTTCCTCTGCTTTCCACCTAATGTTGGCCAGAAATCCCTAAGTGGACTATACAGTTGTCAGCTGTCCGATAGAATCCTCGTTTGTTCAGTGTTATAATGTCGTTTAAAATTTCTGGTGGATAATTTTACCACTCGTTGGATTTTTAGAGGAAGTGGCTCCGACGTTTCCTTTTCAAACTTTGCCTGTACTTGATAACTTAAACCTACTTGGATGGAGCCTCGACTTGTATCATTTATATACTGAATGTTTAATTGGTATTGGATACCTTTGGTACTGTTAGTATTTAGGTTTTACAATCTATTCTCTTTCTTAACTAAACACAACAGGTTTTCTCATGCACCCTTGACTCCCTCCTCCCGTTTTACTCCTTCAAGTGCCTCACATCCTTGGGTCCTTAAGTTAGTTCCCTGTAAGCTTTCACCAATGTAAAATATATTGAAGGTGCCCACTGAGCCTTCTCAAACAAAGTTACCAGAATTTGATTAAACTCTGGCTGAATAAATCATATGCTTTTGGGAGACGTTATTTCTAGTTCCTAAACAAACGAACATGCGCGAGAGAGTGTATGTTTTCTTGAGGATGACACTAGGCCAAATACTGTTTTTCAAAGTGTGCATAATGCATATGCAAATTGCACCCTTAGCACTTAATATATTCATTGTTTGTAGTTGTAATACTTATGAACTGATTATACAAATACTTGTATGTATTACATACTAACTATTATAGTGACGATACTGATTACATACTGACTACATTTCCTGTAGTATACTGATTGCCAACTGCTAAAGTTAAGTATATGTCAGCAGTTACTTGATTCCTGAACCGTTTTAGTGCTATCCTTTGAGTTTTCTGTTTATGTAAGCAAAGAAACAGGAAGAACAAGCAAGAGATATGGATTAAGAGATATTAAGAGAGAATTCAGATAGAAAAGAGAGAGattaaaaagagagagagatagaatAACAGAATTTAGAGAGACAAAGAGGTTGGTGGAAATACTTCCATTTTCATATCATAATTTGCATGAACTGAAATGTACACCTAGGCTGTTATTTATTACTGCAGGTGCTTTGACCAACACCTTTTAAACTCATGTAGCAGGAGGTAGTTGGTTCTGCACTCGTTTCACATTGTTAAACTGGTGGTAGTTGGTTCTTCACCTTTTTTACGCATTCTTCATTAGGGAAGTAGGTGCATATAAGGGCCTCGTTTGTTTCGCTAATTCTGTGGTTCCTTTGGGAACTTGGAATTCCATGGAACTGACTTACCGTGTTTAATTTCCGGGAAGTTGAAAACCTGTGTTTGGTTCATTAGTATGTAACTAGAATTTACATAGTTACTCTTGTTTGGTTCATTTATCAACTTCCTAGGAATTTCTTGCAATTAATGAACTAATGGATCAAAGCAGTTGTATATGAAGAAATCAACTTCGTCCATCGCAAATTCACAGTACTGTgatctatgtatatataggaCAAAAAATTGACTCAAGTTCACCTGAAGCTAGAATCACTAATTTAATAGCCAAAAAACTAACCAACATGTAGCTGCTTGATCAATTTGCCTTACACCAGAGGATCAAATAACTACAAAAGTTTCTTAAACTAGTTAATAAGATAGCATCTCTCTGGCATCAGACTCTGTGCATCGAACAATGAAGTTAAACAGAATGCGAGACAGTTATAAGAATGAGGTAGATATCAAGAAGACAGAATGAGAAATAAAGGTAACCCAATATTTATACTTCTTATACCTGAACTGCATAAATAAACTAGTAGGagtatatttatatcataaagaGTATATTTGCCCATCTTCAATATTTGCAGTAACATCATCCAAACAATTTGCAAGAAGTTTGTAAACACTCAAATTCCATGCAGAAGGCCACGAAAAGAATAAACAGATATGTAAAGGAAATTGTAGTCCCTGTCTAGGTACTCCGGAAAAGAAGAGATTGACTAGGAGTTTTAAATAAATACCAAACAAAAGACACTGTCCTCCAAAATGATGAGCAGGAGCCAACATTTGTTATAATCTAAGATTAAGAATCAGGAAGCAGCAAAGCCTGAACATAAGTTGATCGATAATCTTCAGGTAGACTAAAAAAGTAGTCGGTCTCTAAAGGATCAAGGGCAATTTTCCTCCCTGCCTTTATAAATTGGTCTGGACTTAGCCCTTCAATCTTCAAAAGCTCAGAGTTTACCATCATCCTTTTATTAGCACCATCTGATTCGTGTTGGAAGCAACTAGTTAGTTTTGCGATATTTTCATATTCAGTTTCCATAACATTGCTGATTTTCTGTAGCCCAAATGTGAGTTCTTTAACAATTTCCAGTGAATCTGTTTTGATTCTTTTACTCCCACGGGCACCTGTATCTGTAGGCTGCACATTTCTAGGACTCACCTCATCTTCAAGATTATCTTTTTGTTGTCCAGCTTGTTGATACAAATTACTTTCCTCGTCATTAGCAATTTCTTCCACTGCATCAGCTGGACTTTCGACACCTTCCCCGTTAGCTCTATCTTTGCCAAAAACTTGAGCTAACTCGTCATAAAATGGGAAAGATTTATTTCTTAGCCCTTTAGCATTTGGATGactctgcaaaaaaaaaaaaaaagatacaaaCATCAGCATTTACTGCATAAAAAAGTAGCAAAGATACAAGTCTACTAGCTTGTTATAAAACACAACTTgaatagtttattttattttagttataaaatataacttgtTGATACAAGTTATGGCAAAGATATCAATTCTGCTATCTTAAATAGTTGCCGgtagataaaatataaaacaagttAGGAGGAATATAATTCACCTTTAGCCATTCCTCAAAAATGCTCTTTTCGCATGTGATAGATTTTTCTAGTTCATTCCAACCAAATCCGCTACAATTTGGACCACGCATCTCTTCGATTGCAAAAAATTGTTTCCTCAGTAGTCGAACCCGAGACTCAATATGGGGACGAGCTTTCATGCCACAACCAGGAAGGAGTTCTCCCATAATTTTTTCAAGCTTGCCATAAGCACCAGATTTTAGTTGTCCATTTTCAGCCCTCCAACCTCCATCATCCACAAGCTTTAACAATGACTTTACAAGTGTAGCATCCTCTTTACTTCCCCATCTAACATTGACAGTAGTATTATTGCTTTTAGAAGCTACCTGTTTTACTTGAGCATTTGAACCCATAATGCTTTACCTGCAGACTTTGTCAAAGTACAAAAATAGATCAAAAACAAGAAACATGACATTATAATTAAACTGTATGAAAATGGCAGTAACCAATTTTaatgtattattatataaaattgatGAATGCATGCATACAAAGCCAAGTGAAGCAGATACATTGCAAGGAAAATCAAACTTAgaattctaaaatataaataattaaaggtGCCTAGAGTTTTGCCAATCATTAAACATTTCATTGGCCAGTTGATTTCTAAAATTATTCCAAGCAACACTTGACTCAAGATGAAGAACAAAATCTTCATTAAGTGCATCTCCGTTTTCTCCATTTTCACCAACCCTGGCCTCTATTGGATCAATTCTCATATTCGATCTTATAAAGTTATGAAGCAGGGCACACGCTGAAATAATTCTGCACTTGGTTTTTATTGGATACCAAGTAGTATCTCTCATAATACCCCATTTGAGTTTTAACATCCCAAAGCATCTCTCAATAACATTTCTTGCTCGAGAATGCTTCATATTAAAAAACTCTGCTGGTGTTGCAGGCTGTCGACCATTTTTTCATTCATTCAGATGATATCGTTGGCTTCTAAAAGGAGTAAGAAATCCTTcacaattcatatatccagcatcacataaataatagCATCCTAAAACAAGCAAATTATGTATTAGTTAGCATCACAAACCCACCACTAACTGAAATATATTAACGCCTATATCATTACCTTGAGGAACCTTCAAAGGATTTTTTCTTGAAAGAGCATCTCGGAGTACTCTATTATCATGAGCCGACCCCTCCCAACCGGgtagtatataaataaattgcaaaTCTTTTGAGCATACACCGAGGACATTAGTGGAAATTTCTCCTTTTCTATTTCGGTATCTAACTTTGTCATTTTCGCGAACACGCACTTTCACATGTGTCCCGTCTAAAGCACCTAAACAATTCTGCAAAAATAGTTACACACTAGTTAATATATTCTTATGTAATTATACTTGTAAAAGTATAAGTTTCGTACACTTGTTTACCTTAAAACTCCCCCAGTTTGAATCCATGCAATTTTCAGTGATCGGTTCTGGCTTCTTAAGAAGATGGTTGTAGCATTTAAGGACAGCATTCAGAACGCAAGTAAAGTGACGTGATACTGTTTCCGCACTTCTTCTAAAAAAAACTTGAATTGTTCTGTTCTTTTTATTATGTGCAAGTGTGTAAAGAAACAACGCGACCATTTCAGCCGTATCCATATTTCGGTTACCTCTTAACCCACCAATATCTCTAAGCATCCCACACAAATTGTCAAAACAATTTCTGTCCATTCTAATATTGTTTATACATACTTGGTCACTAATTTGAATAATGGATTTAATGTTCAAAAATCTTGCTTGAAGTCTATCATCTATAGAGttgtcaaaaagaaaatttatttgcCTGGGTATCTTAAGATGTAACTGAACAAAACTATGCAGAATTTCAATCAAAAGCTCCGTAATCTTTTTAATCATCTCATTATATATTGTAACACACGCTgcaacaatttgtttcttcTTAGATAATGGCATTCTGGCCATCTGTACAGCAGTCACAAAGAaataacaaaaatcaaaatgtaaAACTCAACTATAATTTGATAGTTAATGGTTATCTGGACTATACAAAGAAAATCGAAACAAAAGAGACAAGACTATGCTATAACAGAGAAgtgatagtatataaataaaaagataattgaaCAATGGAATGATATCATTATATCATCCCTGATCAATTGCTTGTATTGAGTAACAAGATACATGTGAATACCTGGAGAAATCGACGATAATTCTTCAAACCCTTGATTCAGCAGCTGTGTTGAAGATGGCTCAAAAGAAGACTGATATAGATAAGAATATATAAGATAATCATCGGAAAGAATTGGCGGCAATCGATACACTAGTTGGCGCCCAAATTTATCGGAGTAATTGATCCAGTAAGCAGCTGCGGATTTGGAGTGACCACGCCCTAGGGCGGTAACTTAGTTACCGTGTTTTGGGGGAACTTCAACTACACAGGTATTAGAAGATACTgggtttaattttttattttacaaaccAAACGcgggttttattttatttccaaGGAATTTAGAGTTACATACCCCAAATACAACCAAACAAACGAGGCCAAGGAATTTATTTGCAGGAATTACGTTTTAGGATTACCTAAAGAACATCCATTGGCGGGGTTTATCTTCTCCAACTATTAACTAAGCTGACATTAAGTAAATTACAAGAGTGTTAAAGGCGTTGGTCAAAAGCAGCACGAGTAAAAACCATAGCTAGTCTGGTGCCCTTGTCATTATTATTAAGTTCTCTGTAAGTATTGCCATTGAACACATTTACCTTATAAATATCTATTATTTCTCTGGGTTCAACACAATAAATGGATCTTTAGTTGGTCTGATCTTCTGCAAGGATGGCTtcacttttatatataattcttcACCTTTCTTAGCAAGTTAACTTTTTTTTCCTCAATCATCACAGATGCTATGTAAAGTGTTGTAAAGCAAActacaaatttaatattcttGTGGCCCAATCTTAAGCTCAGGAAGTTGTACGTTATTTCGCGCACGTCCAAATAGCTATACAGCTTTATATAACATCTACAAAAATCATATGTTTCTTGCATCAACTTCTGGTGGTGAAGCAGCTTCTATACCTCCCTCTTAGCAATTAGCATACACCCGTTTTATATTGGAATATATTCAATTATTGAAGGTTACAAGACTTCATTTATCAAACTAAAAGAATAGGTAAGAACAGGGGACTGGAGTAATATTTAGAGTTCACATTCTCTAATGATGCATGACTTTGTCAAACAGTAACTTTTTACATGGATCGATTCCTGCAATTGTTTTTGTCTTCGTTCGTGTTTAATAGTTATGATACTCTTGGCAGGTTTGGAAGAATTTAGCACAGACAAAAGCAAATGCCAACAACATTTTGATGTTTACAAGGAGTGCAAGAAAAAGGAGGTAAGAAACTACCTAGATGACTTGCTTTATTTTGCCTTATGTCTGTCATTACGTCTTCATCTCCTGAGGAATTTTCACTTTACACCAAAGATACTATGTGTTTTAAAACTAGCGATACAATTGTAAAGCACAAATTTTGAGGATTATCTTGTTACTGTAGTCTGTATATAGGTCACCAGAAGTGCCTGTAATATGATAATGGTTCTGTGATTGTACTAGAACTACTTCGGAAGAAGCAATTTTATAATATGCAAAGTTAAATATTTCTGTTgtctaaaattaaaacgaatatctaaataataaaaaaaatcgaaggaaatttatttttttgatggaTAGAGCATTTGTGAGTGTCTGTTATTCCAAGGGTTGCATATTGTTTGCATCATAATTCACAAAATATAAAGAGGACGGAAAAAGAAAGTAAAACTTTTTTTGCACTGTTTGTAATAATTTCTCTGTTCCAATGACTATTTTGTTAATAATATGCTATATTTATAGAAGTTCTGGTTTCACTTCTGCATATTTGGTAGAATTAGACTGTATAGTGTCATTCTTTCTGTGTCCCTCTCCTGTACCTCTCATACAATAATTGGTTGCTTATATACTGCAACTTCTTATTTTTCTTGTGCTGTTTTGATGGCACTATTAATATGCTCCCCCAAATGATGATATCTTGCTATTAGATCGAACTTGTCATTTCTCCTCCGCCTTTGTTGTGATTATACTGCAAACTAATGAT of the Daucus carota subsp. sativus chromosome 4, DH1 v3.0, whole genome shotgun sequence genome contains:
- the LOC108216424 gene encoding cytochrome c oxidase-assembly factor COX23, mitochondrial; protein product: MATSARSNQTAPYPSASKISDGQCFPQYTASLKCLEEFSTDKSKCQQHFDVYKECKKKEREARLERNRNRSLFS
- the LOC135152444 gene encoding uncharacterized protein At2g29880-like, producing the protein MGSNAQVKQVASKSNNTTVNVRWGSKEDATLVKSLLKLVDDGGWRAENGQLKSGAYGKLEKIMGELLPGCGMKARPHIESRVRLLRKQFFAIEEMRGPNCSGFGWNELEKSITCEKSIFEEWLKSHPNAKGLRNKSFPFYDELAQVFGKDRANGEGVESPADAVEEIANDEESNLYQQAGQQKDNLEDEVSPRNVQPTDTGARGSKRIKTDSLEIVKELTFGLQKISNVMETEYENIAKLTSCFQHESDGANKRMMVNSELLKIEGLSPDQFIKAGRKIALDPLETDYFFSLPEDYRSTYVQALLLPDS